The proteins below come from a single Acidimicrobiales bacterium genomic window:
- the pheS gene encoding phenylalanine--tRNA ligase subunit alpha — protein MPDVANANAFDIADAEAEGRARIDAAGSVEALRAVETEVVGRRSRLAALQQRLGGLSPDDRRAYGRQLNEARARLQAALERRRAELEEAERRARLESERLDLTEVLPRPGPGHLHLVTQTQAELEDVFVGMGYAVAEGPEAETDWRNFEALNLPPGHPARSMWDTFYLRLEPLGSTLLRTHTSPVQIRVMQAQPPPIFIVAPGRCYRRETPDARHLPVFHQIEGLVVDRGISFADLSGTIEAFTTAYFGPEIHSRLRPSFFPFTEPSAEYEINCTICRGGGCRTCSGTGWVELGGAGMVDPAVFAAVGIDDEEWSGFAFGFGIDRCAQMRHGIADMRVLLENDIRFLSQF, from the coding sequence GTGCCTGACGTCGCCAACGCCAACGCCTTCGACATCGCCGACGCCGAGGCGGAGGGTCGGGCGAGGATCGATGCTGCTGGCTCGGTGGAGGCCCTGCGGGCGGTCGAGACCGAGGTGGTGGGGCGGCGCTCCCGCCTGGCCGCTCTCCAGCAGCGTCTCGGCGGGCTCAGTCCCGACGACCGGCGCGCCTACGGTCGCCAGCTGAACGAAGCGCGGGCGCGCCTGCAGGCCGCGCTCGAGCGCCGGCGGGCCGAGCTGGAGGAGGCCGAGCGACGGGCCCGCCTCGAGTCCGAGCGCCTCGACCTGACCGAGGTGCTTCCCCGGCCCGGACCTGGGCACCTCCACCTCGTGACCCAGACCCAGGCCGAGCTGGAGGACGTGTTCGTGGGCATGGGGTATGCCGTAGCCGAGGGGCCCGAGGCCGAGACCGACTGGCGCAACTTCGAGGCCCTCAACCTCCCACCGGGCCATCCCGCCCGCAGCATGTGGGACACCTTCTATCTCCGGCTCGAGCCTCTGGGATCGACGCTGCTGCGCACGCACACCTCGCCGGTCCAGATCCGCGTGATGCAGGCTCAGCCTCCCCCGATCTTCATCGTCGCCCCCGGGCGCTGCTACCGCCGGGAGACGCCCGACGCCCGTCACCTTCCCGTCTTCCACCAGATCGAGGGGTTGGTCGTCGACCGCGGCATCAGCTTCGCCGACCTCTCCGGCACCATCGAGGCGTTCACCACGGCGTACTTCGGTCCCGAGATCCACTCGCGGCTGCGGCCCTCCTTCTTCCCGTTCACCGAGCCGTCGGCCGAGTACGAGATCAACTGCACCATCTGCCGGGGCGGCGGCTGTCGGACCTGCTCCGGGACAGGGTGGGTGGAGCTGGGGGGCGCGGGGATGGTGGACCCGGCAGTGTTCGCGGCCGTGGGCATCGACGACGAGGAGTGGTCGGGCTTCGCCTTCGGCTTCGGCATCGACCGCTGCGCCCAGATGCGCCACGGGATCGCCGACATGCGAGTCCTGCTCGAGAACGACATCAGGTTCCTGTCCCAGTTCTGA